The segment AAGCTATCTTCACCATGGCCAGGGCTGTATTTGCTTCGTGAAGAGGAACGCAATGAAGAGTGAATCCCTCTCATTTGTCACCAAAATTTCTAAATTAGTCCCTCAACTATGTCCATGTTTCAATTTAGCGACTGTATtgtatattttcaaaataaagaaTACAAAATTACATGTTTAGTCCCTAACGTTTCTTTTAATGCGCTTTCCATCAAACTATGGAAAACATTGCAATTTTAGTCCTCAATCCAAACTAAACTAGGTCCATAACACTTGACACTCTCCTTCTTCCTGTTAACCTCTCTCATCCTCTACATGAGGACATTTTAGTCTTTTTACAACCATTTACCATATTAACCTAAAGAGAAGGGTTTCAACATTGATCGTGAATATTTGGAACCAAAAGCTAAGATGATCTTGAAGaacaaattttttttacaaaattgttGTCAATGTGGAACATGAACATTCAAGTTTCTGATAGTGATTTAAACGCGCAAGTCAGTTATGATAAGGTGATCATGGGGGAATAATAATTTGATAAACGATGTTTGTTATTTTAAACATACAAGCAAAGCATTATCCATGAATACAATGATTAAAAAGATTCATTAAAATGAACTATGATCATATTAGGTTGGAAGCTATAGAGATAATCTTAAAAATACACGTGAAGAATTATATCCTATCATGTCACATAACTACATTGTACAAATCGAATGAGAATGAACCTATAGAGAATTTGTTAATTtcctaaaaacaataaaaaaaaaaaaatcaaatgtaaCTTTTGAAGTACACCATAGAACTTGACCCTTTACTCATTTGTTGATCTTCCTCAAAGTGTTGACATACGTATAACTAGAAAATGAAACAAAAAGTTTCCGAAACCTGAAAATAATGGTATTAAACATCTAATAAAAATCCAAAAtcaactttgaaaattttacaatttttttttgacctcaaaaattgtattattattattattgaataAAACAGGACTACAATATACAAAACGATCTTATACTACGCTTGACATGAATTGGAAGACAGGAACCAATGTCAATGGGACAGGACTCATTCTCGATCTTTTGTCTGTataaaagacgaaaatgcccttctcatcatcatcatcgaaaATAGCTCTAAAAAGCTTGCCCCGTCCCATCATGCCACATGTAACAAACGCGGCCTGCGTTTGTTACAAGCAATAAGGATAAGGATGTATGGGACTGGACGAGCTTTTTAGGCGATTTTCGATGAAGAGGATGagaagggcattttcgtcttttatACAGACAAGAGATCAAGTGTGAGTCCGTGACCTACTCGTTCCACTTTTTTGGGCGGGACAAAAAACTTTAATGTTTGTCCCATCAACATCAGTCCCAGTTCAATATCTGTCAAACACAGTACAATCTGTTTTCTTCTGTTCTGACAGATAGGACATTAAGGtgggagatgatgatgatgatgatgatgatacataCCATACCCATTGACTTAGGTGCTGTGACATGGCGGCATAGCTTCTAAGTGGATGTTCATTTACCAAACAATGCATTTCTCCTTTCAGAGTCCAAAAAGACAACCATATATCAATGGGCCCACTGTACTTTCGTACTATGTTACTACTcacctgaaaaaaaaaacatatcatgGAATGGAATCACTCATTCCATTCCGTTCCTTCCTAATTCCATACAGGAAATAAGAACATACCAGTTCCCATGCTTCAATGTCTTTTTCTGAAGTATCAAGTGTAAACCTTCTGATAAAAGAGAAAGAAAACAActaatttcaattttttattcttattatttatcatgaaaaatgtaactttttttattaaaaaaaaaggacTTTCACTTACCGTACTCCTTGGTGTACATCACGGTGATTACAATGACCCGAAACACCATAATTATCAAAGGTAATAATCtggaaaaaattaaaagaaaaaacaatttATCAAAATACATAATCTTATAACATCAAAATACTAAATTTTAGTATTTTTATATCTTACCATGTCAATTGCATGAGCAAGAATTTTCTTTTCCACAATCTTTGATAGTTTACCACTATTCCATACTTTACCAAAACCATCCTTGtataaaaaaaacacaaatatatatTATTCATGTATTTAATATAAACAACATATAATGATTTTTCAGATGAAAAAAAAATACCTGAAAATCTGGATGATCAATTGTTGTCACTTGTTGGAGAGGAACCTGCATGATCAAATACAATGTGTAGCTTTATACATTATACATTATTTAGTAGAAATTATTAATCTTTTTATCTACAAAAGGTTAaaatttaaacatatttaaagCTCATAAAAATCCCAAATGAAAATAATAAAGACTCAAGCAGATTATATTTATATCACCTTAAGGATTACAGAAGCCTTATAAAGCTCTTCTTTTCTAACATCTCCAATTCCATCTGCATTTCCTACAATCAAATAGCCCAGATTTTATTTCACTAAGGtttgtttttatataaaatagtGATATGAAAAAATTGTGCTTCAAATAGTGATGAAATAAAGTTGCTAAATTTATCACTTAcgcaaaaagaaaaacaaatacaTGAAACTTGTATGTAAGatttatgttcatagttgtaCAATAGATCTTTATTAATTTACAACTAAAGCTCAATTGatgtaatgaaaaaaataaaaaataaaagaaaagtgaaATTAAGAAATTGTTACCAGTTGACATGCACAATATGTGAATATTATGCCCTCTTGAAGTCAGATGATTAATTGTTGGTGAAAAA is part of the Lactuca sativa cultivar Salinas chromosome 7, Lsat_Salinas_v11, whole genome shotgun sequence genome and harbors:
- the LOC111890830 gene encoding uncharacterized protein LOC111890830 isoform X2, giving the protein MFFSPTINHLTSRGHNIHILCMSTGNADGIGDVRKEELYKASVILKVPLQQVTTIDHPDFQDGFGKVWNSGKLSKIVEKKILAHAIDMIITFDNYGVSGHCNHRDVHQGVRRFTLDTSEKDIEAWELVSSNIVRKYSGPIDIWLSFWTLKGEMHCLVNEHPLRSYAAMSQHLSQWVWFRKLFVSFSSYTYVNTLRKINK
- the LOC111890830 gene encoding uncharacterized protein LOC111890830 isoform X1, whose product is MDWFLIFVSVAVVWLASLCKILHSSFYPDQSSFLNNNNNNAGSIQKKNVLFVIAHPDDESMFFSPTINHLTSRGHNIHILCMSTGNADGIGDVRKEELYKASVILKVPLQQVTTIDHPDFQDGFGKVWNSGKLSKIVEKKILAHAIDMIITFDNYGVSGHCNHRDVHQGVRRFTLDTSEKDIEAWELVSSNIVRKYSGPIDIWLSFWTLKGEMHCLVNEHPLRSYAAMSQHLSQWVWFRKLFVSFSSYTYVNTLRKINK